Proteins co-encoded in one Actinomadura luteofluorescens genomic window:
- a CDS encoding glycosyltransferase 87 family protein, which yields MDGLMARDARDSPGGSAGAPARRGARDLLILLAGIAVAVAAAAPVVHKWLGNQPDQRLVDLEVYREGGLAVLRGAPLYDFLTQPPQLLPFTYPPIAAALAVPFTLLPWRAAQWAWTGLIYVSLVVVVCYAFRDLIRRTGRWAPLTVGVLVAATAWLDPVRDQVRFGQVGLFLLAICLADCCARTARWPRGMLVGLALAIKLVPGVFLIYFLVTGRRDALGNAVLTAVVATLGGFVLLPSDSSAYWFGALLEGGDRTGAVDGTTNQAIQGIVARVLDEGPARTLVWLALALVVAWFGFGWARRATLAAGAASGADASSLLLAGVAIVGLLSVVLSPVGWIHHLVWMIAVIGALVGDGRDTRRCLVALGLWLLFLFPVPWWARGLIGPDHSPVTVFAGQVLRDSFGIAALASIVVLGTWLVKRLDPDNHPRDPSQRQVGMGTLGA from the coding sequence GTGGACGGTCTGATGGCGCGGGATGCCCGCGACTCCCCCGGCGGGTCGGCCGGTGCCCCCGCCCGGCGCGGCGCCCGCGACCTGCTGATCCTGCTCGCCGGGATCGCCGTCGCCGTGGCCGCCGCCGCGCCGGTCGTCCATAAGTGGCTCGGCAACCAGCCCGACCAGCGGCTCGTCGACCTGGAGGTCTACCGGGAGGGCGGGCTGGCGGTCCTGCGCGGCGCGCCCCTCTACGACTTCCTCACGCAGCCGCCGCAGCTGCTCCCCTTCACCTACCCGCCGATCGCCGCCGCCCTGGCCGTCCCGTTCACCCTCCTGCCCTGGCGCGCTGCCCAGTGGGCCTGGACGGGGCTGATCTACGTGTCGCTCGTGGTCGTCGTCTGCTACGCCTTCCGCGACCTCATCCGCCGGACGGGACGCTGGGCCCCGCTCACCGTGGGCGTCCTGGTCGCGGCGACGGCGTGGCTCGACCCGGTCCGCGACCAGGTCAGGTTCGGGCAGGTCGGGCTGTTCCTGCTGGCCATTTGCCTGGCCGACTGCTGCGCCCGCACCGCCCGCTGGCCGCGCGGCATGCTCGTCGGCCTCGCCCTGGCGATCAAGCTGGTGCCGGGCGTCTTCCTGATCTACTTCCTGGTCACCGGGCGGCGGGACGCGCTGGGCAACGCCGTGCTGACCGCCGTCGTCGCCACGCTCGGCGGGTTCGTGCTGCTGCCGTCCGACTCGTCCGCGTACTGGTTCGGCGCGCTGCTGGAGGGCGGCGACCGGACGGGCGCGGTCGACGGCACCACCAACCAGGCGATCCAGGGGATCGTGGCCCGCGTCCTGGACGAGGGACCGGCCCGGACGCTGGTGTGGCTGGCACTGGCGCTGGTCGTCGCCTGGTTCGGCTTCGGGTGGGCGCGCCGGGCGACGCTCGCCGCCGGCGCGGCGTCCGGCGCCGACGCCTCCAGCCTCCTGCTCGCCGGGGTCGCGATCGTCGGGCTGCTGTCCGTCGTCCTGTCCCCTGTGGGATGGATCCATCACCTTGTGTGGATGATCGCGGTAATAGGGGCTTTGGTGGGTGATGGGCGAGACACGCGAAGATGTCTTGTCGCGCTGGGCCTGTGGCTGCTCTTCCTGTTCCCGGTCCCGTGGTGGGCGCGCGGTCTGATCGGCCCGGATCATTCCCCCGTAACGGTTTTCGCGGGGCAGGTCCTGCGCGATTCGTTCGGCATCGCCGCGCTGGCATCGATCGTGGTCCTCGGAACATGGTTGGTGAAACGGCTCGATCCGGACAACCACCCCCGAGATCCTTCGCAACGGCAGGTCGGCATGGGTACGCTCGGCGCGTGA
- a CDS encoding DUF4446 family protein has product MLVAVAVAGLVAGVAGLSIAVVAHNRVNQVVDECGEMLRRQLQVASGEVDERALRDLAIVHYDALKEMSGHRSFSLALINAVGDGVVVSSINGRTETRTYAKAVQSGHAVETLSPEENQVLRAARLGKGPVVSMDDPLPDFGNGARTPTARA; this is encoded by the coding sequence ATGCTCGTCGCAGTGGCCGTCGCAGGCCTGGTCGCCGGGGTTGCGGGGCTCTCCATCGCGGTGGTCGCGCACAACCGGGTCAACCAGGTCGTCGACGAGTGCGGGGAAATGCTGAGGCGCCAGCTCCAGGTCGCCAGCGGAGAGGTCGACGAGCGCGCCCTGCGCGACCTCGCCATCGTGCACTATGACGCGCTCAAGGAGATGTCCGGGCACCGGTCCTTCTCCCTCGCGTTGATCAACGCGGTCGGGGACGGGGTGGTGGTCAGCTCCATCAACGGGCGGACCGAGACGCGGACCTACGCCAAGGCCGTCCAGAGCGGGCACGCCGTCGAGACGCTCTCCCCGGAGGAGAACCAGGTCCTGCGGGCCGCCCGGCTCGGCAAGGGCCCCGTCGTCTCGATGGACGACCCGCTGCCCGACTTCGGCAACGGCGCCCGCACCCCCACGGCCCGCGCCTGA
- a CDS encoding class I SAM-dependent methyltransferase produces the protein MAKDFDLYERELWAGRAPAYERGFAHVTRYMIEPLLDAAGVADGTRLLDVGTGPGFVSREAARRGALVSAMDAEPGMAETALRNVPGLDVKVAVLPDVPFEDGTFDAVAGNFVINHVGSPDVALARLRGVLREGGRLAVTCWVMPGSGALAIVREAIVAAGVPWPDDIPEPPFLEYGEPAAFRRLVVEAGFTEVAVEEVTWEHVVDPEEWWETGALSRVGTNGVIVGRQDAPTVARVKAAYDEIVADYAAGDGKVALPAHALLASGVR, from the coding sequence GTGGCGAAGGACTTCGATCTTTACGAGCGGGAGCTGTGGGCCGGGCGGGCCCCCGCGTACGAGCGGGGGTTCGCCCACGTCACGCGGTACATGATCGAGCCGCTGCTGGACGCGGCCGGGGTGGCGGACGGGACGCGGCTGCTCGACGTCGGCACCGGGCCCGGGTTCGTCTCGCGGGAGGCGGCGCGGCGCGGCGCGCTCGTGTCGGCCATGGACGCCGAGCCGGGCATGGCGGAGACGGCGCTCCGGAACGTCCCCGGGCTGGACGTGAAGGTCGCCGTCCTGCCGGACGTCCCGTTCGAGGACGGGACGTTCGACGCGGTCGCCGGCAACTTCGTCATCAACCACGTGGGCTCCCCCGACGTGGCGCTTGCCCGGCTGCGGGGCGTGCTGCGCGAGGGCGGGCGGCTGGCGGTGACCTGCTGGGTGATGCCGGGCAGCGGGGCCCTCGCGATCGTCCGGGAGGCGATCGTGGCGGCGGGCGTGCCGTGGCCGGACGACATCCCCGAGCCGCCGTTCCTGGAGTACGGGGAGCCGGCGGCGTTCCGGCGGCTGGTCGTCGAGGCCGGGTTCACCGAGGTCGCGGTCGAGGAGGTGACCTGGGAGCACGTCGTCGACCCCGAGGAGTGGTGGGAGACGGGCGCGCTGTCCCGGGTCGGCACGAACGGCGTGATCGTCGGACGCCAGGACGCGCCGACCGTCGCCCGCGTCAAGGCCGCCTACGACGAGATCGTCGCGGACTACGCGGCCGGCGACGGGAAGGTGGCGCTGCCGGCGCACGCGCTGCTGGCGAGCGGCGTCCGCTAG
- a CDS encoding NAD(P)H-quinone oxidoreductase, producing the protein MHAIVIREPGDAGVLDWRPVPDPAPKPGEVLIDVAASAVNRADVMQRMGFYPPPQDAPPYPGLEVSGRIAELGEGVTGPNVGDEVCALLSGGGYAERVAVPASQVLPVPRGVDLVEAAGLPEVACTVWSNVVMLAGLSEGETLLVHGGGSGIGTFAIQLAKARGARVVTTVGSPEKAARCRELGADVAVNYREDDFVESGPYDVILDLIGAKYLARNVDALATGGRLMVIGLQGGAKAELDIGMLLRKRALVHATTLRARPLEEKARIVAGVREHVWPLLESGRIRTVVDRRIPMAEASRAHELMEESGHVGKILLTV; encoded by the coding sequence ATGCATGCGATCGTGATCCGCGAGCCGGGCGACGCCGGCGTCCTGGACTGGAGGCCGGTGCCGGATCCGGCGCCGAAGCCGGGCGAGGTGCTGATCGACGTGGCGGCGAGCGCCGTCAACCGCGCCGACGTCATGCAGCGCATGGGCTTCTATCCCCCGCCGCAGGACGCTCCCCCATACCCGGGCCTTGAGGTGTCCGGCCGGATCGCCGAGCTGGGCGAGGGCGTGACCGGGCCGAACGTCGGCGACGAGGTGTGCGCGCTGCTCAGCGGCGGAGGCTATGCCGAACGGGTCGCGGTCCCCGCCTCGCAGGTGCTGCCGGTGCCGCGCGGCGTGGACCTCGTGGAGGCCGCCGGGCTCCCGGAGGTCGCCTGCACCGTGTGGTCGAACGTGGTCATGCTGGCCGGCCTGAGCGAGGGCGAGACGCTGCTCGTCCACGGCGGCGGCAGCGGCATCGGGACGTTCGCCATCCAGCTCGCCAAGGCGCGCGGGGCGCGCGTGGTGACGACGGTGGGCAGCCCGGAGAAGGCCGCACGGTGCCGGGAGCTGGGCGCGGACGTCGCGGTGAACTACCGCGAGGACGACTTCGTCGAGAGCGGCCCCTACGACGTGATCCTCGACCTCATCGGCGCCAAGTACCTGGCGCGCAACGTGGACGCCCTCGCCACCGGCGGGCGGCTGATGGTGATCGGGCTCCAGGGCGGCGCGAAGGCGGAGCTCGACATCGGCATGCTGCTGCGCAAGCGGGCGCTGGTGCACGCCACGACTTTGCGGGCCCGTCCGTTGGAGGAGAAGGCGCGGATCGTGGCCGGCGTCCGGGAGCATGTGTGGCCGCTCCTGGAGTCGGGACGGATCCGGACGGTCGTCGACCGCCGGATCCCGATGGCGGAGGCGTCGCGCGCGCACGAGTTGATGGAAGAAAGCGGTCACGTCGGCAAGATCCTGCTGACCGTGTGA
- the serS gene encoding serine--tRNA ligase, translated as MIDLRALREDPERLRASQRARGEDDGVVDRLLDLDGRRRSALTSFEQLRAEQKSFGKSVSKAQGDERQALLARAKELAQQVKEREAEADRLGGELDALLKGVPNIIEEGAPPGGEQDFVVLEHVGEPTAFDFEPKDHLELGESLGAIDMERGAKVSGARFYYLTGVGARLQYALLNLAMEQAVASGFVPMYPPVLVKPEAMEGTGFLGAHAAEVYQLSQEELYLVGTSEVPLAAFHMNEIVDELPRRYVAWSSCFRREAGSYGKDTRGIIRVHQFDKVEMFSYCDPADSHAEHLRLLEWEKEMLAKVEIPYRVIDVAAGDLGASAARKYDCEAWVPTQNTYREVTSTSNCTEFQARRLAVRHRDADGRNQPVATLNGTLATTRWMVAILENHQQADGSVRVPKALQKFLGLEVLEPVKR; from the coding sequence GTGATTGACCTGCGAGCTCTTCGAGAGGATCCCGAGCGGCTGCGCGCCTCGCAGCGCGCCCGCGGTGAGGATGACGGCGTCGTCGACCGGCTGCTCGACCTGGACGGGAGGCGCCGCTCCGCGCTGACCTCGTTCGAGCAGCTCAGGGCGGAGCAGAAGAGTTTCGGCAAGTCGGTGTCCAAGGCGCAGGGCGACGAGCGGCAGGCGCTGCTGGCCCGCGCCAAGGAGCTGGCGCAGCAGGTGAAGGAGCGCGAGGCGGAGGCCGACCGCCTCGGCGGCGAGCTCGACGCGCTGCTCAAGGGCGTCCCGAACATCATCGAGGAGGGCGCCCCGCCCGGCGGCGAGCAGGACTTCGTCGTCCTGGAGCACGTCGGCGAGCCCACCGCGTTCGACTTCGAGCCGAAGGACCACCTGGAGCTCGGCGAGAGCCTCGGCGCCATCGACATGGAGCGCGGCGCGAAGGTGTCGGGCGCGCGGTTCTACTACCTGACGGGCGTGGGCGCGCGGCTCCAGTACGCGCTGCTGAACCTCGCCATGGAGCAGGCCGTCGCGAGCGGGTTCGTGCCGATGTACCCGCCGGTCCTGGTGAAGCCGGAGGCGATGGAGGGCACCGGGTTCCTCGGCGCCCACGCCGCCGAGGTGTACCAGCTCTCCCAGGAGGAGCTGTACCTGGTCGGGACGTCGGAGGTGCCGCTCGCCGCGTTCCACATGAACGAGATCGTCGACGAGCTGCCGCGGCGGTACGTGGCGTGGTCGTCCTGCTTCCGCCGCGAGGCCGGCTCCTACGGCAAGGACACGCGCGGCATCATCCGCGTCCACCAGTTCGACAAGGTGGAGATGTTCTCCTACTGCGACCCGGCCGACTCCCACGCCGAGCACCTGCGGCTGCTGGAATGGGAGAAGGAGATGCTCGCCAAGGTCGAGATCCCGTACCGGGTGATCGACGTGGCGGCGGGCGACCTGGGCGCCAGCGCGGCCCGCAAGTACGACTGCGAGGCGTGGGTGCCGACGCAGAACACCTACCGCGAGGTCACCTCGACGTCGAACTGCACCGAGTTCCAGGCGCGGCGCCTGGCGGTGCGGCACCGCGACGCCGACGGCAGGAACCAGCCGGTGGCGACGCTGAACGGGACGCTGGCGACGACGCGCTGGATGGTCGCGATCCTGGAGAACCACCAGCAGGCCGACGGTTCGGTGCGCGTCCCGAAGGCGCTGCAGAAGTTCCTCGGCCTGGAGGTCCTGGAGCCGGTCAAGCGCTGA
- the pheA gene encoding prephenate dehydratase → MTADDRPARYAYLGPQGTFTEAALLTLPGAAGAEHVPYATVPAVLEALRRGEADTAVVALENSVEGSVPTTLDELATGEPLQIVGEIHLPVSFALLVRPGTALDDIKTVASHPIAQPQCRRWLMENVPDAEWRAATSNAEAAQHVADGHYDAALAGSFAAARYGLSVLAEDIHDVADAVTRFVVLSRPCPPPPPTGMDKTTVVAFIGEDHPGALLEILTEFSVRGINLTLIQSRPTGAGLGSYLFWMDFEGHVIDARVGEAMMGLRRVCADVRFVGSYPRADQVRPEIRRGTHDADFTEAAAWISGIRTGYA, encoded by the coding sequence GTGACCGCAGACGACAGGCCAGCGCGCTACGCCTACCTGGGTCCGCAGGGGACGTTCACCGAGGCCGCGCTGCTCACCCTCCCGGGCGCCGCCGGGGCCGAGCACGTCCCGTACGCGACCGTCCCGGCCGTCCTCGAAGCCCTGCGCCGCGGAGAGGCCGACACCGCCGTCGTCGCCCTGGAGAACTCCGTCGAGGGCTCGGTTCCCACGACGCTGGACGAGCTGGCGACCGGCGAGCCCCTCCAGATCGTCGGCGAGATCCACCTGCCGGTCTCGTTCGCCCTCCTCGTCCGTCCCGGCACGGCGCTGGACGACATCAAGACCGTCGCGTCCCACCCGATCGCGCAGCCGCAGTGCCGCCGCTGGCTCATGGAGAACGTCCCGGACGCCGAGTGGCGCGCCGCGACGTCCAACGCCGAGGCCGCCCAGCACGTCGCCGACGGCCACTACGACGCCGCCCTCGCCGGCTCGTTCGCGGCCGCCCGCTACGGCCTGTCGGTCCTCGCGGAGGACATCCACGACGTCGCCGACGCCGTCACCCGCTTCGTCGTCCTGAGCCGCCCCTGCCCCCCGCCGCCGCCCACCGGCATGGACAAGACGACCGTCGTCGCGTTCATCGGCGAGGACCACCCGGGCGCCCTGCTGGAGATCCTCACCGAGTTCTCGGTCCGCGGCATCAACCTCACGCTGATCCAGTCGCGCCCGACCGGCGCCGGCCTCGGCTCCTACCTGTTCTGGATGGACTTCGAGGGCCACGTCATCGACGCCCGCGTCGGCGAGGCCATGATGGGGCTGCGCCGCGTCTGCGCCGACGTCCGCTTCGTCGGGTCATACCCCCGTGCCGACCAGGTCCGCCCAGAGATCCGGCGCGGCACCCACGACGCCGACTTCACCGAGGCCGCCGCCTGGATCAGCGGCATCCGCACCGGGTACGCCTGA
- a CDS encoding signal peptidase I: MTDDDGVYVGRAAPDAAADRGWLLGHFKTPGDLRHSAEVEIKWGVHPKGERRAAWTDGEKRTALLVLISGRFRLEFPGRVVVLAEQGDYVVWGRGVDHSWEAEEESVVLTVRWPSIPGYRVP; this comes from the coding sequence GTGACGGACGACGACGGTGTGTACGTGGGGAGGGCGGCGCCGGACGCGGCCGCCGACCGCGGCTGGCTGCTCGGGCACTTCAAGACGCCCGGCGACCTGCGGCACAGCGCCGAGGTCGAGATCAAGTGGGGCGTGCACCCGAAGGGCGAGCGGCGCGCCGCGTGGACGGACGGCGAGAAGCGCACCGCCCTGCTCGTGCTGATCAGCGGCCGTTTCCGGCTGGAGTTCCCCGGCCGCGTCGTCGTCCTCGCCGAGCAGGGCGACTACGTGGTGTGGGGCCGCGGCGTCGACCACTCGTGGGAGGCCGAGGAGGAGTCGGTGGTGCTCACGGTCCGCTGGCCGTCCATCCCCGGCTACCGCGTCCCCTAG
- a CDS encoding bacterial proteasome activator family protein, whose product MSEASKKQSEEPQVLVLGPNGITMEGGGDGESEGKSVTEMVEQPAKVMRIGGMIRQLLEEVKAAPLDEASRARLREIHQSSIKELEDGLAPELVAELERLSLPFTEGTVPSESELRIAQAQLVGWLEGLFHGIQTTLFAQQMAARAQLEQMRRALPAGMMPPGVEDDPKPGPRSSGPYL is encoded by the coding sequence ATGAGCGAGGCTTCGAAGAAGCAGTCGGAAGAGCCCCAGGTGCTCGTCCTCGGCCCGAATGGCATCACCATGGAGGGCGGCGGCGACGGCGAGTCCGAGGGCAAGTCGGTGACCGAGATGGTCGAGCAGCCGGCGAAGGTCATGCGGATCGGCGGGATGATCCGGCAGCTGCTGGAGGAGGTCAAGGCCGCGCCGCTGGACGAGGCGAGCCGGGCCCGGCTGCGGGAGATCCACCAGTCGTCCATCAAGGAGCTGGAGGACGGCCTCGCGCCCGAGCTGGTCGCGGAGCTGGAGCGGCTGTCGCTGCCGTTCACCGAGGGCACGGTGCCGAGCGAGTCGGAGCTGCGGATCGCGCAGGCGCAGCTCGTCGGCTGGCTGGAGGGCCTGTTCCACGGCATCCAGACGACCCTGTTCGCCCAGCAGATGGCGGCGCGGGCGCAGCTGGAGCAGATGCGGCGCGCCCTGCCCGCGGGAATGATGCCCCCCGGCGTCGAGGACGACCCGAAGCCCGGGCCGCGCTCGTCCGGCCCCTACCTGTAG
- a CDS encoding DsbA family oxidoreductase, producing the protein MRVEIWADVVCPWCYLGKRHFERALEGFAHRDQVEVVYRAFQLDPSFPQGVTIDVAEMLAEKYGLTREEAVEKNREMEERAAAAGLEYHLEGRQAGNTADAHRLVYLAGQRGVQGAVVEALFKAYFTDERPVFDRDTLVDVVAEAGLDAVEARDVLASGKFASEVETEQSAARDIGATGVPFFVIDRRYGVSGAQPTETFAQVLDQAWADAQQ; encoded by the coding sequence GTGCGTGTTGAGATCTGGGCCGACGTCGTGTGCCCCTGGTGCTACCTGGGCAAGCGGCATTTCGAGCGCGCTCTCGAAGGGTTCGCCCACCGGGACCAGGTCGAGGTGGTCTACCGCGCGTTCCAGCTCGACCCCTCGTTCCCGCAGGGCGTGACGATCGACGTCGCCGAGATGCTGGCCGAGAAGTACGGCCTGACGCGCGAGGAGGCCGTCGAGAAGAACCGGGAGATGGAGGAGCGCGCCGCCGCGGCCGGCCTGGAGTACCACCTCGAAGGCCGCCAGGCGGGCAACACCGCCGACGCGCACCGGCTCGTCTACCTCGCGGGCCAGCGCGGCGTGCAGGGCGCGGTCGTCGAAGCCCTGTTCAAGGCCTACTTCACCGACGAGCGCCCGGTGTTCGACCGGGATACCCTCGTGGACGTCGTCGCCGAGGCGGGCCTGGACGCCGTGGAGGCACGCGACGTGCTCGCGTCCGGGAAGTTCGCCTCGGAGGTGGAGACCGAGCAGAGCGCCGCGCGCGACATCGGCGCCACCGGCGTTCCCTTCTTCGTCATCGACCGCCGCTACGGCGTCTCGGGCGCCCAGCCCACCGAGACGTTCGCGCAGGTCCTGGACCAGGCCTGGGCGGACGCTCAGCAGTAG
- a CDS encoding MinD/ParA family ATP-binding protein, translating to MARNEHDGRSLEERLASLDAMSDDAKGPPPAPEGAQPPQGPEEQENAPPAPAEPKAEQPGQDAEPWLAAPPAYQGSQDDFGPPPYEGGPMPQPFDGGMLPPPYAAGGYQPQPSPYDANGSAAPPLDQLPPYPADPFGPQDQPGQAYQPVDPATGQPYPQDTDDSGRPYVPVDPATGRPLASDPNAPGQQFPPVDPTTGQPYPPADPGIGQPFAPDPNAAGQQFPPVDPSTGQPFQPGPPAPGQPYPPMDPGMGQPYAPDPNMGQPVPFGPAPEGQQLPPNDPNTGQPYAPDPNAGGPLFPQADPNTGQPYATDPNMGGPLFPQADPNAGQPYAHDPNAGGPLFPQVDPNTGQPYAPDPNAAGQPVSFGPAPEGQQFPPMDPNTGQPYAPDPNAGLPFQPGPPAPGQPYPPIAPGMGQPYAPDPNAGAQPYPPVDPNTGQPYAPPVDPNTGQPYQPQGYGYPAGPPQGEGQYPQAPGQMMQPGHPAPPQQQGQQSADSLSSENLLGERRIAPSSGWRRAVYKATAGGIHPGESQTDLRRKDLIARARTAVAGGHHRVAVMSLKGGVGKTTTTTGLGSMLGSLRGDRVIAVDANPDRGTLSDKVRLETAATVRDLLNNRDQIHRYADVRAFTSQNEARLEILASDRDPAVSEAFSAEDYAAVAVVLEQYYSVCITDCGTGLLHSAMAGVLSLADQLVLVSSPSVDGARSASATLDWLEAHDHGHLVRNGVVVLSMVRNRTRSQVDLDKLQAHFESRCRAVVRIPYDDHLEEGAEVELEQLAPATREAYLTLAAVVGDGFAFQRPQS from the coding sequence GTGGCGAGGAACGAGCACGACGGGCGCTCACTGGAGGAGCGGCTGGCCTCTCTGGACGCGATGAGCGACGACGCGAAGGGACCGCCCCCCGCCCCCGAGGGCGCGCAGCCGCCGCAGGGGCCCGAGGAGCAGGAGAACGCGCCGCCCGCCCCCGCCGAACCGAAGGCCGAGCAGCCCGGCCAGGACGCCGAACCCTGGCTCGCCGCGCCCCCCGCCTACCAGGGCTCCCAGGACGACTTCGGCCCGCCGCCCTACGAGGGCGGCCCCATGCCGCAGCCGTTCGACGGCGGAATGCTCCCGCCCCCGTACGCCGCGGGCGGCTACCAGCCGCAGCCGTCCCCGTACGACGCCAACGGCAGCGCGGCCCCGCCCCTCGACCAGCTGCCGCCCTACCCGGCCGACCCGTTCGGCCCTCAGGACCAGCCGGGCCAGGCCTACCAGCCCGTCGACCCCGCGACGGGCCAGCCCTACCCGCAGGACACCGACGATTCGGGCCGCCCGTACGTCCCCGTCGACCCGGCCACGGGCCGCCCTCTCGCCTCCGACCCGAACGCGCCCGGTCAGCAGTTCCCGCCCGTGGACCCGACCACCGGCCAGCCGTACCCGCCGGCCGACCCCGGCATCGGCCAGCCGTTCGCCCCGGACCCGAACGCCGCGGGTCAGCAGTTCCCGCCCGTCGACCCGAGCACCGGTCAGCCCTTCCAGCCGGGCCCGCCCGCGCCCGGCCAGCCGTACCCCCCGATGGACCCCGGCATGGGCCAGCCCTACGCGCCGGACCCGAACATGGGCCAGCCCGTCCCGTTCGGCCCGGCCCCCGAGGGCCAGCAGCTCCCGCCGAACGACCCGAACACCGGTCAGCCTTACGCGCCCGACCCGAACGCGGGCGGTCCGCTCTTCCCGCAGGCAGACCCGAACACCGGTCAGCCTTACGCGACTGACCCCAACATGGGCGGCCCGCTCTTCCCGCAGGCGGACCCGAACGCCGGTCAGCCGTATGCGCATGACCCGAACGCGGGCGGCCCGCTCTTCCCGCAGGTCGACCCGAACACCGGTCAGCCCTACGCGCCCGACCCCAACGCCGCGGGTCAGCCCGTCTCCTTCGGCCCGGCCCCCGAGGGGCAGCAGTTCCCGCCGATGGACCCGAACACCGGTCAGCCCTACGCGCCCGACCCGAACGCCGGTCTGCCGTTCCAGCCGGGCCCGCCCGCGCCCGGCCAGCCGTACCCCCCGATCGCCCCTGGCATGGGGCAGCCCTACGCGCCGGACCCGAACGCGGGCGCCCAGCCGTACCCGCCGGTCGACCCGAACACCGGCCAGCCTTACGCTCCCCCCGTCGACCCCAACACCGGGCAGCCCTACCAGCCGCAGGGCTACGGGTACCCGGCCGGGCCGCCGCAGGGGGAGGGGCAGTACCCGCAGGCGCCCGGCCAGATGATGCAGCCGGGCCACCCCGCTCCGCCCCAGCAGCAGGGGCAGCAGAGCGCCGACAGCCTCAGCTCCGAGAACCTGCTCGGCGAGCGTCGCATCGCGCCCTCGTCCGGCTGGCGGCGCGCCGTCTACAAGGCCACCGCGGGCGGCATCCACCCGGGCGAGTCGCAGACCGACCTGCGCCGCAAGGATCTGATCGCGCGGGCGCGCACCGCCGTCGCGGGCGGGCACCACCGGGTCGCCGTCATGTCGCTGAAGGGCGGCGTCGGCAAGACGACCACGACCACCGGGCTCGGCTCGATGCTGGGGTCGCTGCGCGGCGACCGCGTCATCGCGGTGGACGCGAACCCCGACCGCGGGACGCTGTCGGACAAGGTCAGGCTGGAGACCGCCGCGACCGTCCGCGACCTGCTCAACAACCGCGACCAGATCCACCGGTACGCCGACGTCCGCGCGTTCACCTCGCAGAACGAGGCGCGCCTGGAGATCCTCGCGTCCGACCGCGACCCTGCGGTCAGCGAGGCGTTCAGCGCCGAGGACTACGCGGCCGTCGCCGTCGTCCTGGAGCAGTACTACTCGGTCTGCATCACCGACTGCGGCACCGGGCTGCTGCACTCGGCGATGGCGGGCGTGCTGAGCCTGGCCGACCAGCTCGTCCTGGTCAGCTCCCCGTCGGTGGACGGCGCCCGGTCCGCGAGCGCGACCCTCGACTGGCTGGAGGCGCACGACCACGGCCACCTGGTCCGCAACGGCGTCGTCGTCCTGTCGATGGTCCGCAACCGCACCCGAAGCCAGGTCGACCTGGACAAGCTCCAGGCCCACTTCGAGAGCCGCTGCCGCGCCGTCGTCCGCATCCCCTACGACGACCACCTGGAGGAGGGCGCCGAGGTCGAGCTGGAGCAGCTCGCCCCCGCGACCCGCGAGGCGTACCTGACGCTCGCCGCCGTGGTGGGAGACGGTTTCGCCTTCCAGCGCCCGCAGTCCTGA
- a CDS encoding Cof-type HAD-IIB family hydrolase has protein sequence MSESSPRVIATDLDGTIVRSDGTISARTVAALARVERSGAMLVMVTGRPPRWMTEIAAAVEHRGVAICANGAVLYDLHTETVLRANEIAPDVLAEVIGRLRGTVPELRFAVEYPTGFVFEASYDLGRWDAAALGGRPVDDAELVSRGGTKLLAFHPAADPDALSAKAVQAVGDLVTVTHSSGRGLLEMSALGVTKASALAALCAEQGITARDVTAFGDMPNDLPMLAWAGTSYGVANAHPLVLAAVSHKTSRNDDDGVAEVLERLFP, from the coding sequence ATGTCTGAGTCCTCGCCGCGTGTGATCGCCACCGACCTCGACGGCACGATCGTGCGCTCCGACGGCACGATCTCCGCCCGGACCGTCGCCGCCCTCGCCCGGGTCGAGCGGTCCGGGGCGATGCTCGTCATGGTCACCGGGCGGCCGCCGCGCTGGATGACGGAGATCGCCGCGGCCGTCGAGCACCGCGGCGTCGCGATCTGCGCCAACGGCGCCGTCCTCTACGACCTGCACACCGAGACCGTCCTGCGGGCCAACGAGATCGCGCCGGACGTGCTCGCCGAGGTGATCGGGCGGCTGCGCGGCACCGTGCCCGAGCTGCGCTTCGCGGTGGAGTACCCGACCGGGTTCGTGTTCGAGGCCAGCTACGACCTCGGCCGGTGGGACGCGGCGGCGCTCGGCGGCCGCCCCGTCGACGACGCCGAACTGGTCAGCCGGGGCGGAACCAAGCTGCTCGCGTTCCATCCGGCCGCCGACCCCGACGCCCTGTCGGCGAAGGCGGTCCAGGCCGTCGGCGACCTCGTGACCGTGACGCACTCCTCCGGGCGCGGGCTGCTGGAGATGAGCGCGCTCGGCGTCACCAAGGCCAGCGCCCTGGCGGCCCTGTGCGCCGAGCAGGGCATCACGGCGCGGGACGTCACCGCGTTCGGCGACATGCCCAACGACCTGCCGATGCTGGCCTGGGCGGGCACGTCCTACGGGGTCGCGAACGCGCACCCGCTCGTGCTGGCCGCCGTGTCGCACAAGACGTCCCGCAACGACGACGACGGCGTGGCCGAGGTCCTGGAACGCCTCTTCCCATAG